The following coding sequences lie in one Paucidesulfovibrio gracilis DSM 16080 genomic window:
- a CDS encoding DegT/DnrJ/EryC1/StrS family aminotransferase, which produces MGIPFIDLKSQYARIQEEVDQNIRNVLEHGRYVMGPEIAEFESKAAAFAGTRHALSCGSGTDALLLALMALNIGPGDAVFTSPFTFMATAETIVLTGATPVFVDIDPATYNLDPARLETAIRDLRIARPELTPRAVMPVDIFGLPADYDRILKIAETNDLRVIVDAAQSFGAEYKGVKTASLGDIACTSFFPAKPLGCYGDGGACFTDSDELQDIMQSLRVHGQGEDKYDNVRIGLNARMDTIQAAVLLPKLAIFPEEIQVRQTVARRYNEKLAQSGLVLPLIPEDMLCVWAQYSVQAKDSAHRDALQAQLRQADVPSAIYYPTPLHLQTAYADLGYKRGDLPVSESVGERIFALPMSPYLSEADQDAVCTALLG; this is translated from the coding sequence ATGGGCATTCCCTTCATTGATCTGAAATCCCAGTATGCACGCATTCAGGAAGAAGTGGACCAGAACATCCGCAACGTGCTGGAGCATGGACGCTATGTCATGGGTCCGGAAATCGCGGAATTTGAAAGCAAGGCCGCGGCCTTTGCCGGAACCCGCCACGCCCTTTCCTGCGGTTCGGGAACGGACGCGCTGCTTTTGGCGCTTATGGCTCTGAACATCGGCCCGGGGGATGCGGTGTTCACCTCGCCGTTCACCTTTATGGCCACAGCCGAAACCATCGTGCTCACCGGGGCCACGCCCGTGTTTGTGGACATTGATCCCGCGACCTATAACCTGGATCCGGCCCGGCTCGAAACCGCCATCCGGGATCTGCGCATCGCCCGGCCCGAGCTGACGCCCCGCGCCGTCATGCCCGTGGACATCTTTGGTCTGCCCGCGGACTACGATCGCATCCTGAAGATTGCCGAAACCAACGACCTGCGGGTCATTGTGGACGCGGCCCAATCCTTTGGCGCGGAATACAAGGGCGTCAAGACCGCCTCCCTGGGCGACATCGCCTGCACCTCCTTTTTCCCGGCCAAGCCCCTGGGCTGCTATGGCGACGGCGGCGCGTGCTTCACGGATTCCGATGAATTGCAGGATATCATGCAGTCCCTGCGGGTCCACGGCCAGGGAGAGGACAAATACGATAACGTACGCATCGGCCTGAACGCCCGCATGGACACCATCCAGGCCGCCGTGCTCCTGCCCAAGCTGGCCATTTTCCCCGAAGAAATTCAAGTCCGCCAGACCGTGGCCCGGCGCTACAATGAAAAGCTGGCCCAAAGCGGGTTGGTTCTGCCCCTGATTCCCGAGGACATGCTCTGCGTCTGGGCGCAATATTCGGTGCAGGCCAAGGATTCCGCCCACCGCGACGCCCTTCAGGCCCAATTGCGCCAGGCAGACGTGCCATCGGCCATCTATTACCCCACTCCCCTGCACCTTCAGACCGCCTATGCCGACCTGGGCTATAAGCGCGGCGACCTGCCCGTGAGTGAATCCGTGGGCGAGCGCATCTTTGCCCTGCCCATGTCGCCTTATCTGAGCGAGGCGGATCAGGACGCCGTGTGCACGGCCCTGCTGGGCTGA
- a CDS encoding elongator complex protein 3: protein MRWRRFPHPETKPRGPQTWPVFLPFAGCPHRCVFCGQDRQTGQGVRPLEQMHAALQRDLEQEEQRRPRRSLELALFGGTFTALPAPWPERFLELAARHRATGLIRRVRCSTRPDTVAPDRLAALRDMGLDVVELGIQSFNDQALLASGRGYTAAQALQGCRNVREAGLDLGVQLMPGLPGDLPGIFQNDVEQTVRLAPQGVRLYPCVVIDKTPLAQTWQKGGYRPWSLTRTRQELALALGALFRACIPILRVGLHPEPALLDALLDGPWHPALGQMVRSLALFDHVRTMALPLGDGPKLLRYPQRFSGEIMGHRAELRRCWQRAGVTLRSWRGRDFIVFHP from the coding sequence ATGCGGTGGCGACGCTTTCCCCATCCTGAGACCAAACCACGCGGGCCACAAACGTGGCCCGTGTTTCTTCCCTTTGCGGGTTGCCCGCACCGCTGCGTGTTCTGCGGCCAGGACCGGCAAACCGGCCAGGGGGTCCGCCCCCTGGAACAAATGCATGCCGCATTACAGCGCGACCTGGAGCAGGAGGAGCAGCGCAGGCCGCGCCGCAGCCTGGAGCTGGCCCTGTTTGGCGGCACGTTCACGGCCCTGCCCGCCCCCTGGCCCGAACGGTTTTTGGAATTGGCTGCTCGGCATCGCGCCACGGGCCTGATCCGGCGGGTACGCTGCTCCACGCGGCCCGACACCGTTGCCCCGGACCGACTCGCCGCCCTGCGGGACATGGGGCTGGATGTGGTGGAATTGGGAATCCAGAGTTTCAACGACCAAGCGCTCCTGGCTTCGGGCCGGGGGTACACCGCGGCCCAGGCGCTGCAAGGCTGCCGCAACGTGCGCGAGGCCGGTTTGGACCTGGGCGTGCAGCTCATGCCCGGCTTGCCCGGCGACCTCCCAGGAATTTTCCAAAACGACGTGGAACAGACTGTTCGGCTCGCTCCGCAAGGCGTGCGGCTCTACCCGTGTGTGGTCATCGACAAAACCCCGCTGGCGCAAACTTGGCAAAAGGGAGGCTATCGCCCTTGGAGTCTGACCCGAACCCGTCAGGAACTGGCGCTGGCTTTGGGGGCGTTGTTTCGGGCCTGCATTCCGATACTGCGGGTGGGGCTGCATCCGGAGCCTGCGTTGTTGGACGCGCTGTTGGATGGACCGTGGCACCCGGCCCTGGGGCAGATGGTGCGCTCCCTGGCGCTGTTTGACCATGTGCGGACCATGGCTCTGCCGTTGGGCGATGGTCCCAAGCTGTTGCGGTATCCGCAACGGTTTTCCGGAGAAATCATGGGCCACCGCGCGGAATTGCGGCGTTGCTGGCAACGGGCGGGCGTAACCCTGCGCTCTTGGCGGGGGCGGGATTTTATTGTCTTCCACCCCTGA
- a CDS encoding DegT/DnrJ/EryC1/StrS family aminotransferase, with protein sequence MPVRPKERFLVFGSPRIEEAEVEEVAGSLRSGWLGTGPKVARFERDFAAYKQVNHAAAFNSCTAALHLSLVALGLEPGDEVITTPLTFCATVNAIIHAGGVPVLADVDPVTMNLDPEAVRQRITPRTKAILPVHFAGRPCDMDALLALADEYGLRIVEDCAHAIESTYKGRACGTFGDFGCFSFYVTKNVVTGEGGMVLARRKEDLDRIKVLGLHGMSADAWKRFGDEGYKHYQVVAAGFKYNMMDIQAAIGIHQLSRVERYYERRQQVWNAYDRAFAGMPLTTPAPQETDTRHALHLYSVLVDEARTGVSRDRFLQRMTAENIGVGVHYLGLPEQPYYQERFGWRPDDTPHATRIGRQTVSLPLSAKLTDTDIQDVVEAVHIALES encoded by the coding sequence ATGCCTGTCCGACCCAAAGAGCGCTTCCTTGTCTTCGGCTCCCCGCGCATTGAGGAAGCCGAGGTGGAGGAGGTCGCCGGGAGCCTTCGCAGCGGCTGGCTCGGCACCGGTCCCAAAGTAGCCCGGTTCGAACGCGATTTCGCCGCATATAAGCAAGTCAACCACGCCGCGGCCTTCAACTCCTGCACAGCCGCGCTGCACCTCAGCCTGGTGGCCCTGGGCCTGGAACCGGGCGACGAGGTCATCACCACCCCCCTGACATTTTGCGCCACGGTCAACGCCATCATCCACGCGGGCGGTGTTCCCGTGCTGGCGGACGTGGATCCCGTGACCATGAACCTGGATCCCGAGGCCGTGCGCCAACGCATCACACCGCGCACCAAGGCCATCCTGCCGGTACACTTTGCGGGCCGCCCCTGCGACATGGACGCGCTGCTCGCCCTGGCCGACGAATACGGGCTGCGCATCGTGGAAGATTGCGCCCATGCCATTGAATCCACCTACAAAGGCCGTGCCTGCGGCACGTTCGGGGATTTCGGCTGCTTCAGCTTCTACGTGACCAAAAACGTGGTCACCGGCGAAGGCGGCATGGTCCTGGCCCGACGCAAGGAAGACCTGGACCGCATCAAGGTGCTCGGCCTGCACGGTATGAGCGCGGACGCCTGGAAACGCTTCGGGGACGAGGGATATAAACACTACCAGGTGGTGGCCGCCGGCTTCAAATACAACATGATGGACATTCAGGCCGCCATCGGCATCCATCAGCTCAGCCGCGTGGAACGCTACTACGAGCGGCGGCAACAGGTCTGGAACGCGTATGACCGCGCCTTTGCGGGCATGCCGCTGACCACGCCCGCTCCTCAGGAAACCGATACCCGCCACGCCCTGCATCTCTATTCCGTGCTTGTGGATGAGGCGCGCACCGGCGTGAGCCGGGACCGCTTCCTGCAACGCATGACCGCCGAAAATATCGGCGTGGGCGTGCATTACCTCGGCTTGCCGGAACAACCATATTATCAAGAACGATTCGGCTGGCGGCCCGACGATACGCCGCACGCCACGCGCATCGGTCGGCAAACCGTAAGCCTGCCCCTTTCGGCCAAGCTTACGGACACGGATATTCAGGACGTAGTTGAGGCGGTGCATATCGCCCTGGAATCATGA
- a CDS encoding acetyltransferase: MKVVIIGAGGHGQVVADILFHMWTKGRDLELVGFVDDDPEREGTSVLGLKVLGPVNKLDHIGHEAVIVALDDNRARLEMTERLDDERMINAIHPSAVLAPDVSVKPGGVVCAGAVINPGTIMERGAIVNTGAIVDHNCTLNEFSHVGPGVNLGEGVHVGQGTLIGLGASLIPKLRLGNWSVVGAGAVTTRDVPDSETWVGVPARKLS; the protein is encoded by the coding sequence ATGAAGGTGGTCATCATCGGCGCCGGGGGACACGGTCAAGTCGTGGCCGATATTCTTTTTCACATGTGGACCAAGGGTCGCGACCTGGAGCTGGTCGGCTTCGTGGATGACGATCCCGAACGCGAAGGCACAAGCGTGCTCGGACTGAAAGTGCTCGGCCCGGTGAACAAACTCGACCACATCGGGCATGAAGCCGTGATCGTGGCCCTGGACGACAACCGCGCACGGCTGGAAATGACCGAACGACTGGATGACGAACGCATGATCAATGCGATCCATCCCTCGGCCGTGCTCGCGCCGGACGTTTCCGTCAAGCCCGGGGGCGTGGTCTGCGCCGGAGCCGTGATCAATCCCGGCACCATCATGGAACGCGGGGCCATCGTAAATACCGGAGCCATCGTGGATCATAACTGTACCCTGAACGAATTCAGCCATGTGGGTCCGGGCGTGAACCTGGGCGAGGGCGTACACGTCGGACAAGGCACCCTGATAGGACTCGGTGCCAGCCTGATTCCCAAACTGCGGCTGGGAAACTGGTCCGTGGTCGGTGCCGGGGCCGTAACCACCCGGGATGTCCCAGACTCCGAAACCTGGGTCGGCGTTCCCGCACGAAAATTGTCCTGA
- a CDS encoding homocysteine biosynthesis protein: protein MATHQVNKTIQEINERIRKGKAVVLNAEEMTAEVRRLGKVKAAKEVDVVTTGTFSTMCSSGMLFNIGQEPPVMKVSELWMNTVPAYSGLAAVDAFLGATEPAEDDPLNKVHPGRFVYGGGHVIEDLVRGKAVHLKARAYGTDCYPRRKLDKDVTLADLPNAWLINPRNCYQNYNCAVNLTSRTIYTYMGPLKPKSRNANFATSGALSPLFNDPLFKTIGMGTRIFLAGGIGYVIGAGTQHNPKPPRNEYGIPTTPAGTLMVKGDMKQMNARYLRGVSVVGYGSSLNVGVGIPIPILNEEIAWHTGVSNADIQMPVRDYGYDYPNGVPRVLGHVTLEELMSGEIVVDGRKIPSIPVTSHPMSLEVANELKRWIMDGKFLLSQPVDEIECFI, encoded by the coding sequence GTGGCCACGCATCAGGTCAATAAAACCATTCAGGAAATCAACGAGCGCATCCGTAAGGGCAAGGCGGTGGTGCTCAATGCCGAGGAAATGACCGCGGAAGTCCGTCGTCTGGGCAAGGTCAAGGCAGCCAAGGAAGTGGACGTTGTCACCACCGGCACGTTCTCCACCATGTGCTCCTCGGGCATGCTCTTCAATATCGGGCAGGAACCGCCCGTGATGAAAGTTTCCGAGCTTTGGATGAATACGGTCCCGGCCTATAGCGGTTTGGCCGCTGTGGATGCCTTCCTGGGCGCTACAGAGCCTGCCGAGGATGACCCGCTCAACAAGGTCCACCCCGGCCGCTTCGTCTACGGCGGCGGACACGTCATCGAAGACCTTGTGCGCGGTAAGGCCGTACACCTCAAGGCACGCGCCTATGGTACGGATTGCTATCCGCGCCGTAAGCTCGATAAAGACGTGACCCTGGCCGATTTGCCCAATGCCTGGCTGATCAACCCGCGCAACTGCTACCAAAACTACAATTGCGCCGTGAACCTGACCAGCCGGACCATTTATACATACATGGGACCGCTCAAGCCCAAGTCGCGCAACGCCAACTTCGCCACCTCGGGCGCACTCTCGCCCCTGTTCAACGATCCGCTGTTCAAGACCATTGGCATGGGAACACGCATCTTCCTGGCCGGCGGCATCGGATACGTGATCGGCGCAGGCACACAGCATAATCCCAAACCGCCGCGCAATGAATACGGCATTCCGACCACTCCGGCCGGAACACTGATGGTCAAGGGCGATATGAAACAAATGAACGCCCGCTACCTGCGTGGCGTGTCCGTGGTGGGATACGGTTCCTCCCTCAATGTGGGCGTGGGAATCCCCATCCCCATCCTCAACGAGGAAATCGCCTGGCATACCGGCGTGTCCAACGCGGATATCCAAATGCCCGTGCGCGACTACGGATATGATTATCCCAATGGGGTGCCTCGCGTGCTCGGACACGTGACACTCGAAGAACTCATGTCCGGGGAAATTGTGGTGGATGGACGAAAAATTCCATCTATTCCAGTTACATCACACCCAATGTCCCTGGAAGTGGCCAATGAGCTGAAACGCTGGATCATGGATGGAAAATTCCTGCTCAGTCAGCCCGTGGACGAAATTGAGTGCTTTATTTAA
- the dnaN gene encoding DNA polymerase III subunit beta, whose protein sequence is MFLRVQRDEIIEGLQKSANIIPAKTGAAFLRTIWLKCEDGRLNIMSTDSNLEFCGSYPAQIDEPGLAGVQGRAFYELVRKLPSGELVIKSDEGKQNVLVEQGARKYKLPVNDEEWFQKFSAFPDEGTVFWSGDFLHEIIDKIAYCISDEDSMEAIACIYFARAKNGDKAIEVCGLNGHQFAMIKFVNDDIFELLPEEGVLIQKKYLAELKKWLTADEIELNISEKRLFFRTGDGQETFSLPLSYYQYPNYNNFLSKLGEDNVSRLQVDRAEMINSLERISIFNTDSNRCTHLMLQPSEVVLYSQGQETGTATESMESQYSGDMERIAFPTKNLIEILSHFGSQNVEMVLTGSEAPCGITGPDDADYQVILMPMMIQEETYYTEEDA, encoded by the coding sequence ATGTTCTTAAGAGTACAAAGAGACGAAATCATCGAAGGCCTGCAGAAGTCGGCCAACATCATTCCAGCCAAAACCGGGGCGGCGTTCCTGCGGACTATCTGGCTGAAATGCGAGGATGGAAGGCTCAATATCATGTCCACGGATTCCAATTTGGAATTCTGCGGATCCTATCCGGCCCAGATCGATGAACCCGGTCTTGCCGGAGTGCAGGGGCGGGCCTTTTACGAGCTGGTACGCAAGCTGCCTTCCGGGGAACTGGTCATCAAGTCCGACGAGGGCAAACAGAACGTGCTCGTGGAACAGGGAGCCAGAAAATACAAACTCCCGGTCAACGACGAGGAGTGGTTTCAGAAATTTTCCGCCTTCCCGGATGAGGGGACCGTGTTCTGGTCCGGGGATTTCCTGCATGAGATCATCGACAAGATCGCCTATTGCATCAGCGACGAGGATTCCATGGAGGCCATTGCCTGCATCTACTTCGCCCGGGCCAAGAACGGGGACAAGGCCATTGAGGTCTGCGGGTTGAACGGTCACCAGTTCGCCATGATCAAATTCGTGAACGATGATATTTTTGAGCTGCTGCCGGAAGAGGGTGTGCTCATCCAGAAAAAATATCTGGCCGAGCTGAAAAAATGGCTCACCGCGGATGAAATCGAACTGAACATCTCTGAAAAGCGGTTGTTTTTCCGCACGGGCGACGGTCAGGAAACCTTCAGCCTGCCCCTTTCCTATTACCAGTATCCGAACTACAATAACTTCTTGTCCAAGTTGGGCGAGGACAACGTGTCCCGCCTGCAGGTGGACCGGGCCGAGATGATCAACTCCCTGGAGCGCATCTCGATTTTCAATACCGATTCCAACCGCTGCACCCACCTCATGCTTCAGCCTTCGGAAGTGGTGCTCTACAGCCAGGGCCAGGAGACCGGCACGGCCACCGAGTCCATGGAATCTCAATATAGCGGCGATATGGAGCGCATCGCGTTCCCCACGAAAAACCTGATCGAAATTCTCAGTCACTTCGGTTCGCAGAACGTGGAGATGGTGCTCACCGGCAGTGAAGCGCCCTGCGGCATTACCGGGCCGGACGACGCGGATTATCAGGTCATCCTCATGCCCATGATGATCCAGGAAGAGACCTACTATACCGAGGAAGACGCTTAA
- a CDS encoding DnaA ATPase domain-containing protein produces MSDRQALRDHLLQTCSEEELQRWFDPLQVTIQPGERRAVVVFPHGFFARWFEGTIQEKFEAQLNGFLDGEYTIRYESPRNGAKGSRTMESSTKAVGFPFDSKFIFDTFLVNRKNYFPLASAREVTKQTGTLFNPFIICGQNGSGKSHLMRAIANEISKKSDPSSVLLLSMDELKNLYSTTFGGDVFRARNHIFGFDYLFVDDFHQIQKYDGMQQEMVIVFNHFHDRKKQMVFCCQGKLSAHDYLDPVLLSRLEWGLMVSLKQPDLEVRIDYIREQAKRKKLQLSKEQILTLAQRFKDFRYLQGILIKLVAFRELVRKDLSKRDFEHILNNTEEKTTETLKSGHIITLVADHFGVSVTDIKGAKRHAHIAQARQVSMYLCKKLLPVSYPALGRVFGGKDHSTVLYSVKKMEQLREDDNDLNNLLKELKRKCLLYGRE; encoded by the coding sequence TTGAGCGACAGACAAGCCCTTCGCGACCACCTGCTGCAAACCTGCTCCGAAGAGGAGCTTCAGCGCTGGTTCGACCCATTGCAAGTGACCATTCAGCCCGGGGAACGCCGTGCCGTGGTGGTGTTTCCACACGGTTTTTTCGCGCGCTGGTTCGAGGGAACCATCCAGGAAAAATTCGAGGCGCAGCTGAACGGCTTTTTGGACGGTGAATACACGATCCGCTATGAATCCCCGCGCAACGGCGCCAAAGGTTCGCGGACCATGGAATCCAGTACCAAGGCCGTGGGCTTTCCGTTCGACTCCAAATTCATCTTCGACACCTTTCTCGTGAACCGGAAAAACTACTTTCCTCTGGCCTCGGCGCGGGAGGTCACCAAGCAGACCGGCACCCTGTTCAACCCCTTCATCATCTGCGGGCAGAACGGTTCCGGCAAGTCTCACCTTATGCGCGCCATTGCCAACGAGATCAGCAAAAAGTCGGATCCATCCAGCGTGCTGCTGCTCTCCATGGACGAGCTGAAGAACCTCTACAGCACCACTTTTGGCGGCGATGTGTTCCGGGCGCGCAACCATATTTTCGGGTTTGACTACCTGTTTGTGGACGATTTTCACCAGATCCAGAAATACGATGGTATGCAGCAGGAAATGGTCATTGTTTTCAATCATTTCCATGACCGCAAAAAACAAATGGTCTTTTGCTGCCAGGGCAAGCTTTCCGCCCACGACTATCTGGATCCGGTGCTGCTTTCCCGGCTGGAATGGGGGCTGATGGTCAGCCTCAAGCAGCCGGATCTGGAAGTGCGCATCGACTACATCCGCGAGCAGGCCAAGCGGAAAAAACTCCAACTTTCCAAAGAACAAATCCTGACCCTGGCCCAGCGATTCAAGGACTTCCGCTACCTCCAGGGTATCCTGATCAAGCTGGTGGCCTTCCGCGAGCTGGTACGCAAGGATCTTTCCAAGCGGGACTTTGAGCACATCCTCAACAACACTGAGGAAAAAACCACGGAAACGCTCAAATCCGGGCACATCATCACCCTGGTGGCCGACCATTTCGGGGTCAGCGTCACGGATATCAAAGGCGCAAAGCGCCACGCGCACATTGCCCAGGCCCGGCAGGTTTCCATGTACCTGTGCAAAAAACTGCTGCCGGTTTCGTACCCGGCCCTGGGCCGTGTCTTTGGCGGCAAAGACCATTCCACGGTGCTGTATTCCGTCAAAAAAATGGAACAACTCCGGGAAGATGATAATGATCTGAACAACCTGTTGAAAGAGCTGAAGAGAAAATGTCTCCTTTATGGCCGGGAATGA
- a CDS encoding WD40 repeat domain-containing protein, whose translation MVEKSCTGTGPAMVPHGFAAGWRYLRFWLGVAMFLAVAACARPMPDAENAYQGLTLPQYLATVRDAQAFRLNQLYKPSVPLLETADGTGRYGPGYHLFSHGPATLDLAPQVSDFQGSRSALALGTRDGQIRVYGAFSCARTDLPVPGAVRNMAWRPDSPYLAVQGQARDVVYVYDVRRCERTEELAVPAPVQTMAVSSGGRFLALADDAGRIWFGSPSQEPKPLADLGGTVLALGFGPEGGMLFSVSPQGRITLINARESNPAARIMDRFQARGGPFAQARFQGRYLVLTTAAGRRFAWDLQTRTQVPFSRKMAQFFLDDGVLRYTTWGNVPHLAEYAGYPEFDVRHCPKRHLIRVRDLDGMVRLYDSRTGLLNRTLVPDAGDAAEPCASGWQRVSVNAKGNFCLEDNCYMLTDRAFQWDHDMLLCRSVPGVGRFLWWMRAEQPDQFSPLPDHLPERRTILSDEAVEWAPVLPPPDFP comes from the coding sequence ATGGTCGAAAAAAGTTGCACTGGAACCGGTCCTGCCATGGTTCCGCATGGTTTTGCCGCTGGATGGCGTTATTTGCGGTTTTGGCTCGGGGTGGCCATGTTTTTGGCGGTCGCAGCATGTGCCAGGCCGATGCCGGATGCGGAAAATGCCTACCAGGGGCTGACCCTGCCGCAATATTTGGCCACGGTGCGCGATGCCCAGGCGTTTCGACTGAACCAACTGTATAAACCCTCGGTTCCGCTGCTGGAAACCGCCGACGGCACCGGTCGCTATGGCCCGGGATACCACCTTTTTTCCCATGGTCCAGCCACCCTGGATCTGGCGCCCCAGGTTTCGGATTTCCAGGGTTCGCGTTCCGCCCTGGCCCTTGGCACCCGGGACGGGCAGATCCGCGTGTACGGCGCGTTTTCCTGTGCGCGAACGGATCTTCCGGTTCCTGGTGCGGTGCGCAACATGGCCTGGCGGCCGGACTCCCCCTACCTGGCCGTGCAGGGCCAGGCCCGGGATGTGGTCTATGTCTACGACGTGCGCCGATGCGAGCGGACCGAGGAGTTGGCCGTGCCTGCGCCGGTGCAGACCATGGCCGTGTCTTCGGGAGGTCGTTTCCTGGCGCTGGCCGATGATGCGGGCCGGATCTGGTTCGGCTCGCCCAGCCAGGAGCCAAAGCCTCTGGCCGACCTCGGGGGAACCGTACTGGCCTTGGGATTTGGTCCAGAGGGCGGTATGCTCTTCAGTGTTTCGCCCCAGGGACGCATCACCCTGATCAACGCCCGGGAAAGCAATCCCGCTGCCCGGATCATGGATCGGTTCCAGGCCCGGGGCGGTCCTTTTGCCCAGGCCCGGTTTCAGGGCCGCTATCTGGTGTTGACCACGGCAGCGGGCCGCCGGTTCGCCTGGGATCTGCAAACCCGAACCCAGGTACCCTTCAGCCGGAAAATGGCGCAGTTTTTTTTAGATGACGGTGTCCTGCGCTACACCACCTGGGGCAATGTTCCGCATCTCGCGGAGTATGCCGGGTACCCGGAATTCGACGTGCGCCATTGCCCAAAGCGGCATTTGATCCGTGTGCGCGATCTGGACGGCATGGTGCGGCTGTACGACAGCCGAACCGGTCTTCTCAACCGTACCCTGGTGCCGGACGCGGGCGACGCGGCCGAACCGTGCGCCTCGGGATGGCAACGCGTCAGCGTCAATGCCAAGGGCAATTTCTGCCTTGAGGACAACTGCTACATGCTCACGGACCGGGCTTTTCAATGGGATCACGATATGCTGCTCTGCCGCAGTGTGCCGGGTGTGGGACGGTTTCTCTGGTGGATGCGCGCGGAGCAGCCCGACCAGTTCAGCCCCCTGCCGGATCATCTGCCCGAGCGCCGCACCATTCTTTCGGACGAAGCCGTGGAATGGGCACCTGTGTTGCCGCCGCCGGACTTTCCGTAG
- a CDS encoding universal stress protein gives MQIKTLLLPVDGSPCSDRAVNYALGFCELVQARLVLLHVHKAVPQTLGKPNFDEAMDRLRKEAQDVLQPYEDMLAETAVEYESRIVSGPTAEVIFDVAKAESCDLIIMGSKGKSDLEGLMVGSVTHKVLHVAPCPVLVIH, from the coding sequence ATGCAGATCAAGACGTTGCTGTTACCTGTGGATGGTTCCCCCTGCTCGGACCGCGCCGTGAACTATGCTCTGGGATTTTGCGAATTGGTACAGGCCCGACTGGTACTCCTGCACGTCCACAAGGCCGTGCCGCAGACCCTGGGCAAGCCCAATTTCGATGAGGCCATGGATCGTCTGCGCAAAGAGGCCCAGGATGTTCTTCAACCCTATGAGGACATGCTCGCCGAAACCGCCGTGGAATACGAAAGCCGCATCGTGAGCGGACCAACGGCCGAAGTGATCTTTGACGTGGCCAAGGCGGAATCCTGCGACCTGATCATCATGGGATCCAAAGGCAAGAGCGATCTGGAAGGGCTGATGGTGGGCAGCGTGACCCACAAGGTGCTGCACGTGGCGCCCTGCCCGGTGCTGGTCATCCACTGA